In one Bacillus thuringiensis genomic region, the following are encoded:
- a CDS encoding MerR family transcriptional regulator, which translates to MYYTIGQVAKMQHLTISQIRYYDKQGLFPFLQRNEKGDRVFDEEALKYLEMILCLKNTGMPIQKIKQFIDWSMEGESTIFQRLELMKQQETNVLQLIQDTEKNLKKIQQKIAKYENEITSADAITK; encoded by the coding sequence ATGTATTATACAATTGGGCAAGTCGCCAAAATGCAACACTTAACTATTTCTCAAATACGTTATTACGATAAACAAGGACTGTTCCCTTTTCTGCAAAGAAATGAAAAAGGAGATCGAGTTTTTGATGAAGAAGCACTCAAATATTTAGAAATGATTTTGTGTTTAAAAAACACTGGTATGCCTATTCAAAAAATAAAACAATTTATCGACTGGTCTATGGAAGGAGAATCTACCATCTTTCAACGGTTGGAATTAATGAAACAACAGGAGACCAATGTCTTACAGCTTATCCAAGACACTGAAAAAAACTTAAAAAAGATACAACAAAAAATTGCTAAATATGAGAATGAAATAACTTCAGCAGATGCTATTACAAAATAA